The segment TCTTTCTCTAGGCTCCTGATGTTAGTGTTTCACCATTCGCCTGGTGACGCCTGTGACTGCTGGACAAAGAAGGATTTAGTACGGGCTGAGTTGTGAGGTGTTAGTTGGAGCGGGAGAACTTTCACGTACAAATGAAATCAGTGTAGTGAGGCTTTATTCCTGCAGCAATACTTCTACCTGTACATCTCTGGTGGGCATTGGGATCTTTCTTGTTGCGGAGTACAGGATCAGAAGCAGCAAATGTTTCCAGTCAGGCAGCCTTGGCTTTGCAAAGCCTTAGGTGCTTTCCTCTCTCCCATTTCTGCCAATGAATTTATTAACACATTGGATATTTGCTACCTGCTTCAACAGCATAACTTACACTGGACGATGTGCTTGGGATTGTCTTGAAGTCAGTGCCGACTGCTTTTGTGGAGACGCTTCATTGGGAATCACTGCTTGAACTCTTGTTTCTTGTTGCTGTCAGTTTTCTTCTGTTGCTTTTCTGCGTGGTGGTATGTGGTCTTGAATTtgcagacagaaaaagacatttctttCATAGCTACCTGACAGGGTAAAAGAGTTCCCCTCTGTTACGCAAATGTGTTGTGTGGTTATATGTGCGGTATGTGCCGCCTGTGTGCTGATATATTATACCCCCTCAGGTTGTTATGATTGCTGTGTCCGGTGCATTGGGGCAGTGCCCTACCCATCTCTGGTGGCCACCTTACTGTGCTATGCTGGCATGGCATTATTTTGTGGCTGTGGGCATGAAGCATTGACCCAGACTGAAGTCCTGGTTGAGACTTACTTCACCCGCAACATTCAGGACTTTGAGGTCATGGCCTCCTTGTGAGTGAAGCTGCATACGAATTCTTATGTCTGAAATTAATTAACGAGTTTTGCTGTTTGACGTAACTTCTCCCTGTTACTATTCCAGCATAAAATACTTCCAGTATGTGATCTATGGCCTGGCATCATTTTTCTTCCTCTATGGTATCCTGCTGCTGGCTGAGGGTTTCTACACCACAAGTGCCGTCAAGCAGACATTTGGTGAATTCAGGAGCACCCACTGTGGCCGCTGCCTCAGCCTAAcggtgaggagagaggaggacaaGAAACGTGACGTCAGGTTAAGATTGTTAAGATGTGAAACGGTGATTTGTTTCAGCTGCTGCGATCGACAACTTCTTCCTTGTTTCCATGATTTTGCAACGGATTCATGAATTATGGTTGAAACATGATTTAATGACACTACATTTATCACTGCTCTGATGCCACATTTCTGTGCCCTAACGTACAGCACTTTCTTTTTCAACAGTTTATCATAGTGACGTACATCTTGGCGTTTATATGGCTGGCAGTGTTTGCCTTCAGCGCTATCCCAGTCTATTTCTTGTTCAACATGGAGCAGACCTGTCACACCATCAATATTCTGGCTGAAACTACCCCCAGCATTAATCAGCACAGCTGGATTTGCATGGACGCCAGGCAGTATGGTGCGTTGTTCTTATAATGACTGACCGCATGTTCACCTGATGAGAATATTAATGCCTCTGTGAGTACAATGAATTAATGATTTTGGAGTGGATGCAAACCTTGCTGTTGCAGTAGCTATAGAATAAAGAACAACACCTTTATGTAAATTTCCTTACTGCCCATGTGTCCATGAAGCTGCATGTGAGCAGAAGCTTAGGTGCGTCATAATTCGTCATAAATTCAGCTAAGATATTAGATAATTACGTCATGTCTTTCTTTAAGGTCTGCTTCCTTGGAATGCAATGCCGGGAAGGGCTTGTGGAATGACCTTGGCGTCTATTTGTAAAACCAGCGAAGTGAGTAGATTAATCCAATATTtcactttaaacagtcaatatgttattttaaattAGTAATACAAGGATGTAAAATTGAAGGATTTCACACAATGGAATGACAGATATATATAGAATATAGATTTAATTGTCTGAACACATGATAAACCAAACTGCGCTGTACTTGTCTTGCAGTTCTACGTGACCTACGACTTGTACATAGCAGCATTTGCTGGTGCAGGGATTACACTCTTAGCACTGGTGAGCTTTTGCTTTTCAAAGCTTCCTATGTTTCTTCTTTTGAATGTTACCAGTTTACTCACATTTAAAAGGTCAGCACTACCAAAACATTGAGATGCATTGTATTTAATCTTAAAGATAGCTTCGGTTTCATCTAGTCAGCTAAGTTTCAAGATTATGTCACTCCAGACAATGGAATGAAcgaaaatacaaaattaatttaaaatattcagcGTAATATTTATTTCCAGGCCAAATAGATGTGCTTGTATGTATCTACTTTCAACCAAAGAAACAATCCCTACCAACAGCATATTGTTAACAAAAAGCCATTCACTTTATTTGTAATGGGGAGACAGAATAAGATTtttaagtgcatgttttttgtaatttaggAGAACTCATATtcaatacatattttttatttgtttcttttcttcccgTCTCCATTTTCTTTTATCTCCATCTCCTTTTTCCTTTGCAGTTTGTGTACATGGTTGCCTCCACTTACAACTATGCAGTCTTGCGGTTTCTCGGCAGGAAAGGCATCCACTAAGTGCATCCCATCCATCCCAGTCATCCCCATCCTCTGGCTGAGATGGATAATCAACAAGCGCAACACGAGATTTCCACTGATCCTCTGGGAAACAGCAAACCTGGATTACCTGCTATAGTGTTTCTTTAGATGTGACCAATAACAGATAAAtgtttttcacctttttatATGAACAACAgacacagagatgaagataattCACACCCAGCAGTGATATTTGGTCTCCTCCTTCTCTGATCAAATGATTCTCTTTGCTTTGTTGTTCATGTGCCTCTTCTTGCAAATTGCAtgtctcctttttctctctctgaagcTTCATTGGCTCTGATCCTGTTGTGATGTATGACATTTCATGAATAATTAAGTGCAATCACAGCTTGCCTCACAAAAATAATAACTGCATGCCCTTCATTTATCGTTTACTGATCCATATATTGGTTCTGAATGACTTTGATGATGCTTTATTGTCATCATGTTGAGAATAAACATTATGAGAACTAAAGCATGTGATGTTGAATGTACCAAAGGTCTCTGCAACGAATAGATGGACCCTCCTATCTCCCATTCAGTATCAATGCAGTGACTTTTCATTTACTCAGTGACTCGCCTTTGTGAAATACCACTAAGAAGGGAGTAAAGAAATGTGCATCCATTTTCCTTGAGCTTCTTTAGGTCTGATTTAAAAtagaatattttatgttactgaggTCTTGATATTTCAGTAATGTGCTTTCAGGTGAATAGAGTTTGATGTGTTACTCTTACTGAGCTGGGtggtgttgtgtttgtgctcaTTTAAAATTAAGATCAATTAAACCACTTACATCTCAGGTAGCAGTCTGTGATTTTATTCGtttaatacatacagtataaaatttcCCCTGTTGATTATGTTTCATGAAATCATATTTGGTAATTACTTCCCAAAAACAATATGCTACAGAAACTTTTCTTtacaatttgtttgtttctttcatcaaaaagattaaataaagtttgaaagAGGACAGAGTCAAGGCAACAGTGGTGAGACTGTTGTTCCTGTTACATATGGAAACAGATTTGCTTTTGGGCTCCTCTGATGACTTAAAAAGATTTTGTAAAGCACGCATGGCATATGATTCTTTGGTcgtggaaaaacaaagacatccgCAGGTCTCCTAGGGCCATAGCACATAAAGCacactgcaaaaacacacacaaaattaatgTTACACACTGACAATTATCTGGCATTTATTAAATAActgtttaaaaataagaaaacagaacaaacccTTAGACATTCAGGGTGACAGATAACCAAAGGTTCACTGAATGAGAGCTTGACATTCCCCTCGATGATTTGGTGACAGATGGTGCAAACAGCTTTTCCATTGCTTAAATAgagtaaaaatattatttaagatGAATATCTCAACTTAACTATATAATGTGCACACTATAGTAACTGACAATTCAGAGCTCAGAAAAAAGTCAACAGTAAAGAAAGAGATGTATTTTACTGTACAAATGTAGATATGTGAAAGACAAGTGTGAGATCATTGCCTCATCTACTTACATTTGACGTGGAACCTTTATGGTTATTTTCACCGGATGATCAGCTGCATTCTCAGGTGTTGGTTCAACATGCAAGTTAGAGACTGGTTTTTCAGATTGTTGCAGAATAACTTCTTCTCCTGATGTATTAGTTAAACCAGCTTCAGTGGCTTTCGCAGCAGAATGTTGCAGAGGATCATTCTCACAACTTCCTTCTACACGAACATCAGCAGGTGGTTGATTGAATGATTCAGATAcagatttggaaaatgaatgaagcacTGGTTCCGCACTATGTTGGCTTCCAGCCTCTTGTACAGCTGTATCAGGTACAGACGTGGTCTCAGGCATTGCTTCCTCATTCAGACCAGCCGCAGCTTCATCAGTTCCCACAGCCCGTTCTAGAGGATCGTTCACACAACTCTGAACAGTACCACTTTCAGCAAGTGGTTGACTgagtgattcagatgaagatttTGCAATTGAATCAACAACCGGTTCCACACTGTGTTGGAGATCAGCCTCTTGTCCAGCCACATCAGGCGCATCTAGACTCTTGGCTATTGGTTCCTTATTCAGACCAGCCGCAGCTTCATCAGTTCCCACAGCCTGTTGTAGAGGATCATTCACACAACTCTGAACAGTATCACTTTCAGCAGGTTGCTGATTGAGTGATTCAGATGAGGATTTTAGAATTGAATCAACAACTGGTTTCACACTATGTTGGAGATCAGCCTCTTGTCCAGCCCTTTCAGGCACATCTTGAGTCGTGGGTGACGGTTCCACATTCAGACCAGTTACAGCTTCATCTGTTCCTACAGCCTGTTGTAGAGGATCGTTCACACAACTCTGAACAGTACCACTTTCAGCAAGTGGTTGACTGAGTGATTCAGATGCCGATTTTGCAATTGAATCAACAACCGGTTCCACACTATGTTGAAGATCAGCCTCTTGTCCAGCTGTATCCGGTACATCTAGATTCTTGGCTATTGCTTCCTCATTCATACCGGCCACAGCATCATCAGTTCCCACAGCCTGTTCTAGCGGATCGTTCACACAACTCTGAACAGTACCACTTTCAGCAAGTGGTTGACTGAGTGATTCAGATGCAGATTTTGCAATTGAATCAACAACTGGTTCCACACTGTGTTGGAGATCAGCCTCTTGTCCAGCTTCATCAGGCACATCTAGATTCTTGGCTATTGGTTCCTCATTCAGACTAGCCGCAGCTTCATCAGTTACCACAGCCTGTTGTAGAGGATCGTTCGCACAGCTCTGAACGGTACCACTTTCAGCAAGTGGTTGACTGAGTGATTCAGATGCAGATTTTGCAATTGAATCAACAACCGGTTCCACACTGTTTTGGAAATTAGCTTCTTGTCCAGCCACATCAGGTATATCTAGATTCTTGGCTATTGGTTCTTCATTCAGACCAGCCGCAGCTTCATCAGTTCCCACAGCCCGTTCTAGAGAATCATTCACACCGCTCTGCTGAGTACCACTTTCAGCAGGTTGCTGATTGaatgattcagatgaagatttTAGAATTGAATCAACAACTGGTTTCACACTATGTTGGAGATCAGCCTCTTGTCCAGCCCTTTCAGGCACATCTTGAGTCATGGGTGACGGTTCCACATTCAGACCAGTTACAGCTTCATCTGTTCCTACAGCCTGTTCTAGAGGACTGTTCCCACAATTCTGTTTTGTGCCTGTTTCACCAAAAGGTTGATTGAGTGATTCAGCTGCACTTTTTTCCAACACATTAGAGACTTGTTCCACACTGTCTTGGACAGTAACCTCTACTTCTGGTGTTGCAGTACTTCCATTCATCACATCAGGCAATTTCTCCACCAAACCATCAGCTGCAGTTTCAACAACTTCTTCTGCAGTCTGTTCTGGAGCTTTCTCAACCTCTGCTGGTTGTACCATTGATTCTACGCCTGTATCCTCCAAACTGACAGCAGGTTGACCAGTTTTTTCCACAGGAAACACTGCCGTTCCATTTGGGCTAAGTGTTTGTAAAGCACCATCTGCAGAAATCTCCGGAGCCTCTTTAATGAAATTTACATTTGACtggtgaacagttgtgtcacaTTGAATAGTATTGTCTCCTGTAGTCATGTCAGAAACATAGTTTTGTGGTTGTGCTTCAGCGTTTTGGATGACTTTGTCTGTGGCTGGTTGGGAtctataacagaaaaaaattatttattgccAAACTATACCAATTTCATGTACACTGACATCCCACAGAGGGGCATTCTAATGTACTAGCCTTGTGTCTTATGTGTTGTTCACCATCAACCCTTCAGACTGAGCAAGAACAACTTTAGGATTTGGTCCATTAGCAGGATTTAGAGAAGATCAACAAATATTCAATCATAGTTTGCAgttcttttaattaaaattcatcTCCTACATACCCTTAATGTGGAATGAACTGCATACTTTAGAGAGGAGAGCTCAGTTTAGAATCTAATGATGTACAGCAGCAGTCCTTTTTGCACCATGGACCGGTTTAATCAaggacaatattttcatggacaggccttcatttgctcaataatcgttaatgacgccaggatagctgtagtctaataataaatcatccgcagtggttttatgtaaaatgcagacatcaaaagacaataaacaacttttttttcataagttgataatcaacatctctgtaaacgaaattaTTGTACGAAGTaagtatattaaaaactcgattcaagtgactgcacagATGAggattattttgaaatatggcgacttacaatcagtgcattcagcgtcagagaaatactgatcatttccaataaaagagtgaacaagtcaatcaaataataataatacctgtaattacaataatgagaatttgTGGATGGGGACTGCTGATCTAGGGTTAACGAaggacaatgacacctgaagtgtgttccagacatccagtctactccgcagttggttttctttacagtcactgcagaaaatcctgcttcacaaagacaggagattGGAAATGAAGGCAtggtttttgatactttttagGCGATCTCATGATAATTTGCCTTGACtctaatccagaacactggtgcggtTGTGGGCACTTAATTGTGTGGGCTgttaacctgtcacgtgaccgagacctgtcaagtgggacaggcacatgcattcgtctgtgtatcattccgcacagacgtcacttttcaaaataaaatatctttcagactccgaaattaataaaacggaagtatcaatcaatcaatcaggttttatttatatagtgcttaatcataataacagacatttcaaagcgctttaacagacagagaaacccaactgaaccctccagagcaagcataagcggcagtggcgggga is part of the Antennarius striatus isolate MH-2024 chromosome 13, ASM4005453v1, whole genome shotgun sequence genome and harbors:
- the plp1b gene encoding proteolipid protein 1b isoform X3 encodes the protein MGCYDCCVRCIGAVPYPSLVATLLCYAGMALFCGCGHEALTQTEVLVETYFTRNIQDFEVMASFIKYFQYVIYGLASFFFLYGILLLAEGFYTTSAVKQTFGEFRSTHCGRCLSLTFIIVTYILAFIWLAVFAFSAIPVYFLFNMEQTCHTINILAETTPSINQHSWICMDARQYGLLPWNAMPGRACGMTLASICKTSEFYVTYDLYIAAFAGAGITLLALFVYMVASTYNYAVLRFLGRKGIH
- the plp1b gene encoding proteolipid protein 1b isoform X2, with translation MFPVRQPWLCKALGCYDCCVRCIGAVPYPSLVATLLCYAGMALFCGCGHEALTQTEVLVETYFTRNIQDFEVMASFIKYFQYVIYGLASFFFLYGILLLAEGFYTTSAVKQTFGEFRSTHCGRCLSLTFIIVTYILAFIWLAVFAFSAIPVYFLFNMEQTCHTINILAETTPSINQHSWICMDARQYGLLPWNAMPGRACGMTLASICKTSEFYVTYDLYIAAFAGAGITLLALFVYMVASTYNYAVLRFLGRKGIH
- the plp1b gene encoding proteolipid protein 1b isoform X1, whose amino-acid sequence is MCCVVICAVCAACVLIYYTPSGCYDCCVRCIGAVPYPSLVATLLCYAGMALFCGCGHEALTQTEVLVETYFTRNIQDFEVMASFIKYFQYVIYGLASFFFLYGILLLAEGFYTTSAVKQTFGEFRSTHCGRCLSLTFIIVTYILAFIWLAVFAFSAIPVYFLFNMEQTCHTINILAETTPSINQHSWICMDARQYGLLPWNAMPGRACGMTLASICKTSEFYVTYDLYIAAFAGAGITLLALFVYMVASTYNYAVLRFLGRKGIH